The Candidatus Accumulibacter similis genome has a segment encoding these proteins:
- the mtgA gene encoding monofunctional biosynthetic peptidoglycan transglycosylase, translating to MRLLLWAKRVLLAGMALLVLYQFWLFGWVLWWNWANPDVTRFMAIRLEELRRQQPEAELRKQWVPYDRISVHLKRAVVAAEDARFVDHEGFDWDGIQQAIEKNQKKGRVVAGGSTISQQLAKNLFLTPARTPWRKAEEAVITLMLEGVWSKERILEVYLNVIEWGNGVFGAEAAARHYHGVPAAQLSREQAARLAGMLPSPRFYDRNRNAPGLARKAAIILARMPSADLP from the coding sequence GCTTGCTGGCATGGCCCTGCTGGTCCTCTATCAGTTCTGGTTGTTCGGCTGGGTTCTCTGGTGGAACTGGGCGAACCCCGACGTCACGCGCTTCATGGCCATCCGTCTCGAGGAACTGCGTCGGCAGCAACCGGAAGCAGAACTGCGCAAGCAATGGGTGCCTTACGATCGCATATCGGTTCACCTCAAGCGCGCGGTCGTCGCTGCCGAGGACGCCCGCTTCGTCGATCACGAGGGTTTTGACTGGGACGGCATCCAGCAGGCGATCGAGAAGAACCAGAAGAAGGGCCGGGTCGTTGCCGGCGGCTCGACCATCTCGCAGCAGCTGGCCAAGAACCTCTTTCTGACTCCGGCGCGGACGCCATGGCGCAAGGCGGAAGAGGCCGTCATCACGCTGATGCTCGAAGGCGTGTGGAGCAAGGAGCGGATTCTCGAGGTCTACCTCAACGTCATCGAATGGGGCAATGGCGTTTTCGGAGCCGAAGCGGCCGCCCGTCACTATCATGGTGTCCCGGCGGCACAGCTTTCGCGCGAGCAGGCTGCGCGGCTGGCGGGAATGCTTCCCAGCCCGCGCTTCTACGACCGCAACCGCAACGCACCGGGGCTGGCAAGAAAGGCAGCGATCATCCTCGCCCGCATGCCGTCTGCCGACCTTCCCTGA